The Nomascus leucogenys isolate Asia chromosome 23, Asia_NLE_v1, whole genome shotgun sequence genome includes a window with the following:
- the KLRF1 gene encoding killer cell lectin-like receptor subfamily F member 1 isoform X2, with translation MLHWYKILLGISGTVNGILALTLVSLILLVSQGVLLKCQKGSYSNTTEYEDIGDLKVNNGTRRNISNKDLCVSRSADQTVLCQSEWLKYQGKCYWFSNEMKSWSDSYVYCLERKSHLLIIHDQLEMAFIQKNLRQSNYVWIGLNFTSLKMTWTWVDGSPIDSKIFFIKGPAKENSCAAIKESKIYSETCSSVFKWICQY, from the exons ATGTTGCACTGGTATAAAATCTTACTGGGAATATCTGGAACCGTGAATGGTATTCTCGCTTTGACTTTGGTCTCCTTGATCCTGTTGG TTTCTCAGGGAGTATTGCTAAAATGCCAAAAAGGAAGTTATTCAAATACCACTGAGTATGAGGATATTGGAGACCTAAAAGTGAATAATGGCACAAGAAGAAATATAAGTAATAAGGACCTTTGTGTTTCGAGATCTGCAGACCAGACAG TACTATGCCAATCAGAATGGCTCAAATACCAAGGGAAGTGTTATTGGTTCTCTAATGAGATGAAAAGTTGGAGTGACAGTTATGTGTATTGTTTGGAAAGAAAATCTCATCTACTAATCATACATGACCAACTTGAAATG GCTTTTATACAGAAAAACCTAAGACAATCAAACTACGTATGGATTGGGCTTAACTTTACCTCCTTGAAAATGACATGGACTTGGGTGGATGGTTCTCCAATAGATTCAAAGAT ATTCTTTATAAAGGGACCAGCTAAAGAAAACAGCTGTGCTGCCATTAAGGAAAGCAAAATTTACTCTGAAACCTGCAGCAGTGTTTTCAAATGGATTTGTCAGTATTAG